One Streptomyces sp. RPA4-2 genomic window carries:
- the hisN gene encoding histidinol-phosphatase: MPDYRDDLRLAHVLADAADAATMDRFKALDLKVETKPDMTPVSEADKAAEELIRGHLQRARPRDAVLGEEYGIEGTGPRRWVIDPIDGTKNYVRGVPVWATLISLMEAVEGGYQPVVGVVSAPALGRRWWAAKGHGAFTGRSLSSASRLHVSQVSRMADASFAYSSLSGWEDQGRLDGFLDLTKAVWRTRGYGDFWPYMMVAEGSVDICAEPELSLWDMAANAIVVTEAGGTFTGLDGRPGPHGGNAAASNGILHDEMLGYLNQRY; the protein is encoded by the coding sequence ATGCCCGACTACCGCGATGACCTGCGCCTGGCCCATGTCCTGGCGGACGCCGCCGACGCCGCGACGATGGACCGGTTCAAGGCGCTCGACCTGAAGGTCGAGACCAAGCCGGACATGACGCCGGTGAGCGAGGCGGACAAGGCCGCCGAGGAGCTCATCCGCGGTCATCTCCAGCGGGCACGGCCGCGCGACGCGGTCCTCGGCGAGGAGTACGGCATCGAGGGCACGGGCCCGCGCCGCTGGGTGATCGACCCGATCGACGGCACCAAGAACTACGTCCGGGGCGTCCCCGTCTGGGCCACGCTGATCTCCCTGATGGAAGCGGTCGAGGGCGGTTACCAGCCGGTCGTCGGCGTCGTCTCCGCGCCGGCGCTCGGCCGCCGCTGGTGGGCGGCGAAGGGCCACGGCGCGTTCACCGGCCGCAGCCTCTCCTCGGCTTCGCGCCTGCACGTCTCCCAGGTCTCGCGGATGGCCGACGCCTCCTTCGCGTACTCCTCGCTGTCCGGCTGGGAGGACCAGGGCCGCCTGGACGGATTCCTGGACCTGACGAAGGCCGTCTGGCGCACCCGCGGATACGGCGACTTCTGGCCGTACATGATGGTCGCGGAGGGCTCGGTGGACATCTGCGCCGAGCCGGAGCTGTCCCTCTGGGACATGGCGGCGAACGCGATCGTGGTGACCGAGGCGGGCGGCACCTTCACCGGCCTCGACGGCCGTCCGGGCCCGCACGGCGGCAACGCGGCCGCTTCGAACGGCATCCTCCACGACGAGATGCTGGGGTATCTGAATCAGCGCTACTGA
- a CDS encoding multidrug efflux SMR transporter, translating into MAWLLVVVAGVLETGFAVCLKLSHGFTRLWPTVAFCVFALGSFGLLTLSLKKLDVGPAYAVWTGIGAAGTAIYGMIFLGDLVSTLKIVSISFVIFGVIGLQLSGSAH; encoded by the coding sequence ATGGCGTGGCTGCTGGTCGTTGTGGCAGGAGTGCTCGAAACCGGTTTCGCCGTCTGTCTGAAGCTCTCGCACGGCTTCACCAGACTCTGGCCGACCGTCGCCTTCTGCGTCTTCGCCCTGGGCAGCTTCGGCCTGCTGACCCTCTCCCTCAAGAAGCTCGACGTCGGCCCGGCGTACGCGGTGTGGACGGGCATCGGCGCGGCGGGCACGGCGATCTACGGAATGATCTTCCTCGGCGACCTGGTGTCGACCCTGAAGATCGTCTCGATCAGCTTCGTCATCTTCGGCGTCATCGGCCTCCAACTCTCGGGATCGGCCCACTGA
- the rsgA gene encoding ribosome small subunit-dependent GTPase A, translating into MRRYGKNTDEDDIRQRPNRKGNRPRTHIRPKHEDAAEGMVLTVDRGRLTCLVEDRTVMAMKARELGRKAAIVGDRVALVGDLSGAKDTLARIVRIEPRTSVLRRTADDDDPYERVVVANADQLAIVTALADPEPRPRLIDRCLVAAYDAGLEPLLVLTKSDLAPPDELLEMYGSLGVPYVVTSREELESGTAVERVRKQLDGKITAFVGHSGVGKTTLVNALVSLERRRSTGHVNAVTGRGRHTTTSARAIPLPGSEGWVIDTPGVRSFGLHHVDPSRVIHAFPDLEPGTEGCPRACSHDEPDCALDQWVADGHADPARLYSLRRLLATRERTEGD; encoded by the coding sequence ATGCGCCGTTACGGCAAGAACACCGACGAGGACGACATCCGCCAGCGGCCGAACCGCAAGGGCAACCGGCCGCGTACACACATCCGCCCCAAGCACGAGGACGCGGCGGAGGGCATGGTCCTCACCGTCGACCGGGGGCGCCTGACCTGCCTCGTCGAGGACCGTACGGTCATGGCGATGAAGGCCCGCGAACTGGGCCGCAAGGCCGCGATCGTCGGCGACCGCGTCGCCCTCGTCGGGGACCTGTCCGGCGCGAAGGACACCCTCGCCCGCATCGTCCGGATCGAGCCGCGGACCTCGGTGCTGCGCCGGACCGCCGACGACGACGATCCGTACGAGCGCGTGGTGGTCGCCAACGCCGACCAACTCGCCATCGTCACGGCCCTCGCCGACCCCGAGCCGCGCCCGCGGCTGATCGACCGCTGCCTGGTCGCGGCGTACGACGCCGGCCTGGAGCCGCTGCTGGTGCTGACCAAGTCCGACCTCGCTCCGCCCGACGAACTCCTCGAGATGTATGGGTCGTTGGGCGTGCCCTACGTCGTGACCAGCCGCGAGGAGTTGGAGAGCGGCACGGCGGTGGAGCGGGTGCGCAAGCAACTCGACGGCAAGATCACGGCGTTCGTCGGGCACTCCGGCGTCGGCAAGACGACCCTCGTCAACGCGCTGGTCTCGCTGGAACGGCGGCGCAGCACCGGCCATGTCAACGCGGTGACGGGGCGTGGACGCCACACCACGACCTCGGCGCGCGCGATTCCGCTGCCGGGCAGCGAGGGCTGGGTCATCGACACCCCCGGCGTCCGCTCCTTCGGCCTGCACCACGTGGACCCGTCCCGGGTCATCCACGCCTTCCCCGACCTCGAACCCGGCACCGAGGGCTGTCCGCGCGCGTGCAGTCACGACGAACCGGACTGCGCCCTTGACCAGTGGGTGGCCGACGGTCACGCGGACCCGGCCCGGCTCTACTCGCTGCGCCGGCTGCTGGCGACGCGCGAACGCACGGAAGGCGACTGA
- a CDS encoding TetR/AcrR family transcriptional regulator: MMPAARESLLDAAHTALARRPWSTVRMVDVAAVAGVSRQTLYNEFGSKEGLARALVRREADGYLAGVERALAAHADARERLVATAEWTMTAARGNALVRAMLTGCWSERLPSPTLSAVPSSSAVPAQRRADGPLPSPADFVALVRDRAVAALAGPGATRADAVELAGPCELVTRLALSCVAAPPGEGGMTDLVRGALPRQWR; encoded by the coding sequence ATGATGCCTGCAGCGCGGGAATCGCTTCTGGACGCCGCTCACACGGCGCTCGCCCGTCGGCCGTGGTCCACGGTGCGGATGGTCGACGTCGCGGCCGTGGCCGGAGTGTCCCGTCAGACGCTCTACAACGAGTTCGGCAGCAAGGAAGGGCTCGCACGAGCGCTCGTGCGGCGGGAGGCCGACGGCTATCTCGCCGGCGTCGAACGCGCGCTCGCCGCACACGCGGACGCGCGCGAACGGCTGGTCGCGACCGCCGAGTGGACCATGACGGCGGCACGCGGCAACGCGCTGGTACGGGCCATGCTCACCGGCTGCTGGAGCGAGCGGCTGCCCTCGCCGACGCTCTCGGCGGTGCCGTCCTCGTCCGCGGTGCCCGCGCAGCGGCGGGCGGACGGGCCGCTGCCGTCGCCGGCCGACTTCGTGGCCCTCGTGAGGGACCGGGCCGTCGCCGCGCTCGCCGGTCCCGGCGCGACCCGGGCCGACGCCGTCGAACTGGCCGGGCCCTGCGAGCTGGTGACGCGGTTGGCGCTGTCGTGCGTGGCGGCTCCGCCGGGGGAGGGCGGGATGACGGATCTGGTGCGCGGCGCGTTGCCCCGGCAATGGCGGTGA
- a CDS encoding cyclic nucleotide-binding/CBS domain-containing protein, with protein sequence MLVRDAMSTVVLTIGPAHTLRQAARLMSARRVGAAVVLDEDAGGVGILTERDILNSLALGQDPDAETADTHTTTEVVFAAPVWTLEEAAAAMSHGGFRHLIVLDGSGPVGIVSVRDIIRCWAPVRQRVPA encoded by the coding sequence ATGCTCGTCCGCGACGCCATGAGCACGGTGGTCCTCACCATCGGCCCGGCACACACCCTCCGCCAGGCGGCCCGTCTGATGTCCGCTCGCCGCGTCGGCGCGGCCGTCGTCCTCGACGAGGACGCCGGCGGCGTCGGCATCCTCACCGAGCGTGACATCCTCAACTCGCTCGCCCTCGGCCAGGACCCCGACGCCGAGACCGCCGACACCCACACCACCACCGAGGTCGTCTTCGCCGCCCCGGTCTGGACCCTGGAGGAGGCCGCGGCGGCGATGTCGCACGGCGGCTTCCGCCATCTGATCGTGCTCGACGGCAGCGGCCCCGTCGGCATCGTCTCGGTGCGCGACATCATCCGCTGCTGGGCACCGGTCCGGCAGCGCGTGCCGGCCTGA
- the aroA gene encoding 3-phosphoshikimate 1-carboxyvinyltransferase, whose protein sequence is MTANPAHTALWPAPHASGAVDATVHVPGSKSVTNRALVLAALASEPGWLRRPLRSRDTLLMAGALRAMGVGVEETVASSSTVAAGPDASGEAWRIIPSGLRGPATVDVGNAGTVMRFLPPVAALADGPIRFDGDARSYERPLNGVIDALRLLGARIDDEGRGALPLTVHGGGALDGGPVEIDASSSSQFVSALLLSGPRFNQGVEVRHIGSTLPSMPHIRMTVDMLRAVGAQVDTPESGGEPNVWRVTPGALLGRDLIIEPDLSNAQPFLAAALVTGGTVVVPDWPARTTQPGDRLREIFTEMGGSCELTDRGLEFTGSGAIHGIDVDLGEVGELTPGIAAVAALADSPSTLRGVSHLRLHETDRLAALTKEINELGGDVTETADGLHIRPRRLHGGVFHTYDDHRMATAGAIIGLAVEGVQIENVATTAKTLPDFPDLWAAMLGNPGTLGN, encoded by the coding sequence ATGACCGCGAACCCCGCCCACACCGCCCTCTGGCCCGCCCCGCACGCGAGCGGAGCCGTCGACGCGACGGTCCACGTGCCCGGGTCGAAGTCGGTCACCAACCGCGCTCTCGTCCTCGCCGCACTCGCCTCGGAGCCGGGCTGGCTGCGCCGCCCGCTGCGCTCCCGCGACACACTGCTGATGGCGGGCGCGCTGCGCGCGATGGGCGTCGGTGTCGAGGAGACGGTGGCGTCCAGTTCCACGGTCGCGGCGGGCCCGGACGCCTCCGGCGAGGCCTGGCGGATCATCCCTTCGGGCCTGCGCGGCCCGGCCACGGTGGACGTCGGCAACGCCGGCACCGTGATGCGCTTCCTGCCGCCGGTGGCCGCGCTCGCCGACGGCCCCATCCGCTTCGACGGCGACGCGCGGTCCTACGAGCGTCCGCTGAACGGTGTGATCGACGCGCTGCGCCTGCTCGGCGCCCGCATCGACGACGAGGGCCGCGGCGCGCTGCCGCTGACGGTGCACGGCGGGGGCGCCCTGGACGGCGGCCCGGTGGAGATCGACGCGTCCTCCTCGTCGCAGTTCGTCTCGGCCCTGCTGCTCTCAGGACCCCGTTTCAACCAAGGTGTCGAGGTCCGTCACATCGGCTCGACGCTCCCCTCCATGCCGCACATCCGGATGACGGTCGACATGCTGCGCGCGGTCGGCGCCCAGGTGGACACCCCGGAGTCGGGCGGCGAGCCCAACGTCTGGCGCGTCACCCCGGGCGCGCTGCTCGGCCGGGACCTGATCATCGAGCCGGATCTGTCGAACGCGCAGCCGTTCCTCGCGGCGGCCCTGGTGACGGGCGGCACCGTCGTCGTACCCGACTGGCCTGCGCGCACCACCCAGCCCGGTGACCGGCTGCGGGAGATCTTCACCGAAATGGGTGGCTCCTGCGAACTGACCGACAGGGGACTGGAGTTCACTGGTTCGGGTGCGATCCACGGGATCGATGTGGACCTGGGCGAGGTCGGCGAGCTGACCCCGGGCATCGCGGCCGTCGCCGCACTCGCGGACTCCCCCTCCACCCTGCGCGGCGTGTCCCACCTGCGGCTGCACGAGACGGACCGGCTGGCCGCGCTCACCAAGGAGATCAACGAACTCGGCGGTGACGTCACCGAGACCGCCGACGGGCTGCACATCCGCCCGCGCAGGCTGCACGGCGGCGTCTTCCACACGTACGACGACCACCGGATGGCCACCGCCGGCGCGATCATCGGGCTGGCCGTGGAGGGCGTGCAGATCGAGAACGTGGCGACCACGGCGAAGACGCTGCCGGACTTCCCCGACCTGTGGGCCGCAATGCTCGGGAACCCCGGAACGCTCGGGAACTGA